A stretch of DNA from Oxyura jamaicensis isolate SHBP4307 breed ruddy duck chromosome 18, BPBGC_Ojam_1.0, whole genome shotgun sequence:
CCAGGGACCCCCGTGCCCAGGGGGGTGTGCCGTGCCGCACCGTGCCGTGCCAcaccgtgccgtgccgtgccaggCTGCGGCTGCGTGtggcagggagctctgctgtGTGGGGCCAAACACGGGACCTGCATTGGGTCAGTGCCCGGAGCCAGAGGAGGGAAGTGGGACAGGAGAAGTGGAAAGGGGAACGTGCGGTGTGTGGTGCCGTGCCAAGGGGACCGAGCCGGCCCCAAGCAGTACCTCTGCGGCCAGCCCTGGTCCGTGCTCGGTGCTCCCGGGAAGCCAGAGGGCACAGTGCCGCGTCCAGGCaaggagggctgggggatgtGGGATGTGTGTCTGTCCAGGGACACCCGGAGCTGCTCGGGGCTGCGGCGTGGTGCTGGCACGGCTCACCAGGACCCCATCGCCAGCCATGGCCCGGCAGGAGATGCCCAACCAGGGACCGTGGGGTGGGTGCTCCAACTCCTGGGGACGGCACAGGCAGCGCCCCGTAACGCCTCCTCTTTCCCACAGGGTCCGTGGACGCCCCGCTCAGCGCCCGCCCCGCGGTGCAGGATGGGTGCTGCGGCGGTGCTGCCCGCGGCCGCCTGCgtcctgctggccctgctgcccgcGGGCTGCGCCCAGACCACCCCCCCGGCGGGCTGCGGCAAGGACCTCTCCTCCCTCTACTACAACCTCTGCGACCTCTCGGCGGCCTGGGGCATTGCGGTGGAGGCCGTGGCCAGCCTCGGCGTGGTGACCAGCTTCGTGCTCACCATCGTGCTGGTGGCCAGCCTGCCCTTCGTGCAGGACCCTCAGAAGAAGAGCCTGGTGGCCACGCAGGTCTTCTTCATGCTGGGCACGTTCGGGCTGTTCTGCCTGACGTTTGACTTCATCGTGGGGCCCAACTTCTCCACCTGCGCTTCCCGCCGCTTCCTCTTCGGCGTCCTCTTCGGCATCTgcttctcctgcctgctggcacaCGCCGTCGCCCTCAACTTCCTGGCGCGGAGGAACCGGGGCCCGCGGGGCTGGGTGACGCTGGCGGTGGCCCTGCTCCTCGCCCTGGTGGAGGTCATCATCAACGCCGAGTGGCTCACCATCACCGTGGCGCGGCGGGAGGGCGGCCCCGCGGACCCCTGCGTGCTGGCGGACGCCGACTTCGTCCTGGCGCTCATCTACGTcatggtgctgctggtggccgcCTTCGGCACCGCCTGGCCGGCGCTCTGCGGCCGCTACACGCGCT
This window harbors:
- the GPRC5C gene encoding G-protein coupled receptor family C group 5 member C translates to MGAAAVLPAAACVLLALLPAGCAQTTPPAGCGKDLSSLYYNLCDLSAAWGIAVEAVASLGVVTSFVLTIVLVASLPFVQDPQKKSLVATQVFFMLGTFGLFCLTFDFIVGPNFSTCASRRFLFGVLFGICFSCLLAHAVALNFLARRNRGPRGWVTLAVALLLALVEVIINAEWLTITVARREGGPADPCVLADADFVLALIYVMVLLVAAFGTAWPALCGRYTRWRKHGAFILATTGLSMAIWVAWTAMYLYGNQRAGEKPGWDDPTLAIALVANACAFILLYIIPEVTHVTRRGPEQAYEDDGYPTRGVGYETILKEQKSQSMFVENKAFSMDEPSFAKKPVSPYSGYNGQLLTSVYQPTEMALMHKGEGPYDMILPRATAASPAAGSASSTLRAEDAFAVQARHAAAQRDGRVGQVQSPYSRNRW